The segment CAAAGAAATCTCCGCCACCTCCCAGCAACTACTCAAAACAATGGATGAAGTAGGCTACACCTCCCAAGCCACCGCATCAGGAGCCGCCGAAAGCCAAAAAGACCTAGCCCACATGGAACAAACCATGCGAATGCTAGCCGGAGCCACAGGCATAATTTCTGCCAAACTAGGCACGATTAGCGAAAAAGCCAACAACATCAACAGCATCATCACCACCATCACCAAAGTAGCCGACCAAACCAACTTGCTCTCCCTCAACGCTGCCATCGAAGCGGAAAAAGCCGGAGAATACGGCACCGGATTTGCAGTCGTGGCCAGAGAAATTCGCCGACTAGCCGACCAAACCGCCGTGGCCACCCTGGATATCGAAAATATGGTCAAAGAAATGCAACGAGCGGTATCGACTGGGGTGATGGAAATGGACAAATTCACCAAAGAAGTAGAAAGGGGAGTGGAAGATGTTAGTAATATCAGCAATAAATTAGAGTCGATTATCGAACAAGTACAAACTCTGACACCGCGATTCCAACAAGTGAGCGGCAGTATGGAAGCGCAATCCCAAGGAGCGCAGCAAATTTCTCAGGCGATACTGCAATTGACCGAGGCTTCCTCTCAAACCGTTCAGTCTTTGCGGGAAGTGAATGGGACAATTAGGCAGTTGAATGATGTATCGCAAAATTTGCGCCAGGAGGTTTTGAAGCTAGAACAAATGGTTAATACTTAAACACCTTCTCATAAGGAATTTTACAGATGGTTGACGATTGTTGGAAGAAAATAGGAGTGGATGGCGATCGCTCTTGCGATCAACTCAAAACCGTAACTCACTGTCGCAATTGTCCCGTTTATTCGGCAGTGGGACGCAGCTTACTAGAACGGGAAGCACCACCCCAGTATCTCCATGAATGGACGGAAGTACTCTCAAAAACTCAGCCCGATCACGCGAAGGCCCAAGTCAATAGCGCGATCGTTCCCACGGGGCAAAATATATCGGCGATGATTTTTCGCCTGGGAGGTGAATGGTTAGCTCTACCAGTAAAGTTACTTCAGGAAGTAACTCAACCTTGTTTGATTCATACTCTACCCCACCGCAGCGACGAACTCTTCCTTGGTTTAGTCAATATTAGAGGGGAAATACTGTTGTGCATTTGCCTTTCCCATTTGCTGGACTTAGACACGAAAAAGGAGTTGCCCCAGCATCTTAACTCGGTTTCTGTAGCTTCCAAAAGAATGCTAGTAGTTGCTAGCGATGAAGACCGATGGGTATTTACCGTTGATGAAGTCTGTGGAGTTCATCGCTTTGCCGTGAGTGAATTAAAAAATACCCCAGTAGTAATTTCTAAAGCTACAGAAGCTTATACCAAAGGCGTGGTTCAATGGCAGGGTCATAAGGTTAATTACTTAGATTCTGATTTATTGTTTTATACACTCAATCGGCGGATTCTATGAGCGGCAATTTTTCCATATTCGATCTATTCCGAGTCGAAGTCGAGCAACAAGCAAATAACCTCAATAACGGGTTATTAGCTTTAGAAACTCAACCTGAATCTACTCAAATATTAGAATCTCTGATGAGGGCTTGCCATTCAATTAAAGGGGCTGCCCATATTTCAGATATCGATGCAGGTGTCAACCTAGCACAAGTCATGGAAGACACCTTTGCTAACGCACAAAAACAAAACATTACTTTAAATCGCGATCGAATTGAAGTGCTATTGGCAGGAGTTAATTTGCTTCTGAGCATGAGTCAACAAAAAGAAGCAGATTTAGAAAGTTGGCTTTCAGAACAGGAAGAAGAAATAGAAGCAATTCAAAACAGCATCGTTTCGGTGTTAACACCGGGAGCAATCTCTCCCGGTAAAAAGAAAACCGCCAAAGCAGGCAAAACTCAGAGCAAAGAAACTCGGCAGCCGGAAAGCAACCAGAGCGATCGAGTTGCATCTTCTCGTAAAGATGGCAAAAAACCCGAGGAAAAGAGTAAGCCAGAGACGATCGCGATTACGGCTGCTCCGGTTGAGGTGATAAACGACGAACCAGAACTGGAAGAAGAGTCGGAAGCAGAGGTAGCAGCAGAGTCCGCAGCAGAGATTCCAGCGCCTTCAGCCGCCACCGAGGTAAGTATGGATGGGGCTTCTATGTTGGATTTATTCCGCTTGGAAGTGGAAGCTCAGGCAGTAATTTTAAACGACGGTTTGTTAGCTCTGGAATCCCAACCTCAGTCTGCAAAAGTGTTGGAGTCATTAATGCGGGCGGCTCACTCGGTGAAAGGTGCGGCGAGGATCGTAGCGATCGATGCCGCAGTTCATCTAGCCCACGTCATGGAAGACTGCTTTGTGGCGGCGCAAAACCAAAAGATTACTTTAGGGGCAGATGATGTAGATATTTTGCTGCACGGAGTCGATTTGCTCAGCAGTATCAGCAAACTGGAACCGAACGAACTGAAAATTTGGTTGTCGCAAAACAACGAGGAAATTCAAACCACAAAGCAACAAATCAGCGCTATCCTCGATCCCAGTGCTGCCCCTGCACCAACCAAGGCAAAAACCGCACCAGAAGCTAAACCAGCAGAAAAAGAAATTGCCCCAGTCGAATCGTCGATCGTTTCATCTGCCAGCGAAGCAAAACAGGCGATCGTCAAGCAAACAACAACCCTCACTAAAGGCACATCCAATAAACTGGATGCTGCTAAAGATCCAGCAGCAAACGCAGCTGCCAATAGCGATCGCGTAGTCCGAGTGAGTGCAGAAAATTTGAATCGCATCATGGGATTAGCGGGCGAATCCCTGATCGAGGCAAATTGGTTGCAACCATTTGCAGATTCCCTCAGCGTTTTGAAAAAACGCCAGCTGGAATTGTCGAAGATGCTCGAAGAGTTACAAGAAAGCCTTTCCCTAACTCAGAACAATCAAAAAAGTCAGTCCTCTTTAGACTCGGTAAGACAAAAAGAGCGAGAATGCCGGGAAATGTTGAACGAACGAATTAACGAACTGGAATTATACGTTCGTCGGACTGGCAATCTTTCCGATCGCCTTTATCGAGAAGTGATCGCTTCCCATATGCGTCCCTTCGATGACGGAGTGCAAGGTTTCCCCCGCATGATCAGGGACCTCGCTCGCAAATTAGGCAAGCAAGTCAAGCTAGAAATTCTCGGCAAAGCTACCCCAGTCGATCGAGATATTCTCAAGAAATTAGAAGCACCCCTCACCCACATTCTGCGGAACTCCGTCGATCACGGTTTAGAAATGCCAGAAGAACGTTTAGCTGCTGGCAAACCTCCAGAAGGAACGGTACGGCTAGAAGCCGTCCATCGCGGTGGAATGTTATCGATTACCATTTCCGACGATGGCAAAGGCATCGATTTAGAACGCTTGCGCCAGAAAGTAATTACCAAAAGTTTGGCAACTCCAGAAGTCGCTGCCCAGCTAACTGATAGCGAGTTAATCGAATTTCTATTCTTACCGGGATTTTCCACAGCTAAACAAGTGACGGAAATTTCCGGACGGGGGGTTGGTTTAGATATTGCCAGAAGTATGGCGCAAGAAGTTGGCGGAACGGTTCGCGCCAGTTCTCAATTCGGCAAAGGAACTAATTTTCATTTCCAATTGCCTCTCACTTTATCGGTCGTTCGTACTTTGTTAGTAGAAATATCAGGCGAACCTTATGCCTTCCCGCTAGCAAGAATCGAACAAATCGTGATGGTAAATAAAGATGATATTTACTCGATGGAAAACCGCCAATATTTTACGATGGACAATCGAAATATTGGTTTGGTACCGGCTTATCAAGTTTTGGAATTGAAAGAATCCTTACCCAAGTTCGAGGCATATCCGGTAGTAGTGATCAGCGAACAATCAGATTACTACGGTTTGGTAGTCGATCGCTTTTTGGGAGAACACGATTTAGTTGTCAGACCCTTAGACCCTCGGTTAGGCAAAGTGCAAGACCTCAGTGCGGCGGCATTGATGGGAGATGGCACTCCGATCCTGATCGTCGATGTTTCCGATTTAGTCCATTCGGTCGATAATCTACTCAATCAAGGCAATTTGAGACGGTTGGCTAATGACGGGCAAGCTACCGTAGAAGACCGCCGCAAGAAAATTCTGGTGGTTGACGATTCGATTACCGTGCGAGAAATGGAACGGAAGTTGCTACAAAATAAAGGTTACTTAGTAGATGTGGCCGTCAATGGGTTAGAAGGTTGGTATACGGTTTCCAGCAACGACTACGACCTGGTAGTTAGCGATATCGATATGCCTCGCATGAATGGATTCGAGCTAGTTAGTAAAATTAAAAATCATCCAAAATTACGTTCGGTTCCGGTCATTATCGTTTCTTATAAAGACAGAGAAGAAGATAGAATGCAGGGTTTGGAAGCGGGAGCAGATTACTACTTAACAAAAGCAAGTTTTCATGATAATACATTCTTAAAAGCCGTGGTCGATTTGATAGGTGAGTAAAATTGGCAAAATGATTTGTTGTTTAATAAATAATGAGTTTTGCCCAGCAAAAATTACGAATAAAACTTTCGTTTGAATAGGTAATTGGTAGTGGGTATTGGGTAGTAGAATTCGGTTCGATTACCTATTACCCATTCTTCATTAACGGTACCTGGTGGGGGATAGAGTGAGGGGGTGAAGGGGTGAAGAAGAGAACATAATACATAATATTGATTATTTTTTCCTTTTCCCTTTCCCTTTCCCTTTCCCCCTGCCCCCTGCCTCCTTTCCCCTCTTTTCCCACACAGCAATGAGAATCGCAATTGTTAATGATATGGTGATGGCAGTAGAGACGCTGCGGCGTGTCTTGATGAGCGTGCCAGAGTATGAAGTCGCTTGGATCGCGATGGATGGTGCAGAAGCGGTGAATAAATGTGCCAAAGATACCCCCGATTTGATTTTGATGGATTTGATCATGCCGGTAATGGATGGGGCACAGGCAACTCGCGAGATCATGCAAAACTCTCCCTGCGCTATTTTGGTGGTAACGGCTAGCGTTGACAAAAATGCTTCTAAAGTGTTTGAAGCGATGGGATATGGAGCTTTGGATGCAGTCAGGACGCCTGTTTTGGGAGCGAATGGCAATCCGGAAGCGGCACAAGCAGTACTCTCCAAAATCGTGACGATCGCGAAATTGATCGGCAAATCTACCTTAACTTCCAAAGCCAAACTCAACACGCCAACTTCGTTAAATATTTCCATTACCCCATCTCAAACACCACCCTTGGTGCTGATCGGATCTTCTACCGGGGGGCCAAATGCACTGGCGGCAATT is part of the Leptolyngbyaceae cyanobacterium genome and harbors:
- a CDS encoding methyl-accepting chemotaxis protein yields the protein KEISATSQQLLKTMDEVGYTSQATASGAAESQKDLAHMEQTMRMLAGATGIISAKLGTISEKANNINSIITTITKVADQTNLLSLNAAIEAEKAGEYGTGFAVVAREIRRLADQTAVATLDIENMVKEMQRAVSTGVMEMDKFTKEVERGVEDVSNISNKLESIIEQVQTLTPRFQQVSGSMEAQSQGAQQISQAILQLTEASSQTVQSLREVNGTIRQLNDVSQNLRQEVLKLEQMVNT
- a CDS encoding chemotaxis protein CheW, producing MVDDCWKKIGVDGDRSCDQLKTVTHCRNCPVYSAVGRSLLEREAPPQYLHEWTEVLSKTQPDHAKAQVNSAIVPTGQNISAMIFRLGGEWLALPVKLLQEVTQPCLIHTLPHRSDELFLGLVNIRGEILLCICLSHLLDLDTKKELPQHLNSVSVASKRMLVVASDEDRWVFTVDEVCGVHRFAVSELKNTPVVISKATEAYTKGVVQWQGHKVNYLDSDLLFYTLNRRIL
- a CDS encoding response regulator yields the protein MSGNFSIFDLFRVEVEQQANNLNNGLLALETQPESTQILESLMRACHSIKGAAHISDIDAGVNLAQVMEDTFANAQKQNITLNRDRIEVLLAGVNLLLSMSQQKEADLESWLSEQEEEIEAIQNSIVSVLTPGAISPGKKKTAKAGKTQSKETRQPESNQSDRVASSRKDGKKPEEKSKPETIAITAAPVEVINDEPELEEESEAEVAAESAAEIPAPSAATEVSMDGASMLDLFRLEVEAQAVILNDGLLALESQPQSAKVLESLMRAAHSVKGAARIVAIDAAVHLAHVMEDCFVAAQNQKITLGADDVDILLHGVDLLSSISKLEPNELKIWLSQNNEEIQTTKQQISAILDPSAAPAPTKAKTAPEAKPAEKEIAPVESSIVSSASEAKQAIVKQTTTLTKGTSNKLDAAKDPAANAAANSDRVVRVSAENLNRIMGLAGESLIEANWLQPFADSLSVLKKRQLELSKMLEELQESLSLTQNNQKSQSSLDSVRQKERECREMLNERINELELYVRRTGNLSDRLYREVIASHMRPFDDGVQGFPRMIRDLARKLGKQVKLEILGKATPVDRDILKKLEAPLTHILRNSVDHGLEMPEERLAAGKPPEGTVRLEAVHRGGMLSITISDDGKGIDLERLRQKVITKSLATPEVAAQLTDSELIEFLFLPGFSTAKQVTEISGRGVGLDIARSMAQEVGGTVRASSQFGKGTNFHFQLPLTLSVVRTLLVEISGEPYAFPLARIEQIVMVNKDDIYSMENRQYFTMDNRNIGLVPAYQVLELKESLPKFEAYPVVVISEQSDYYGLVVDRFLGEHDLVVRPLDPRLGKVQDLSAAALMGDGTPILIVDVSDLVHSVDNLLNQGNLRRLANDGQATVEDRRKKILVVDDSITVREMERKLLQNKGYLVDVAVNGLEGWYTVSSNDYDLVVSDIDMPRMNGFELVSKIKNHPKLRSVPVIIVSYKDREEDRMQGLEAGADYYLTKASFHDNTFLKAVVDLIGE
- a CDS encoding chemotaxis response regulator protein-glutamate methylesterase, which codes for MRIAIVNDMVMAVETLRRVLMSVPEYEVAWIAMDGAEAVNKCAKDTPDLILMDLIMPVMDGAQATREIMQNSPCAILVVTASVDKNASKVFEAMGYGALDAVRTPVLGANGNPEAAQAVLSKIVTIAKLIGKSTLTSKAKLNTPTSLNISITPSQTPPLVLIGSSTGGPNALAAILSKLPANLGAAIAIVQHVDVQFASGLVEWLNRQTPLTVEVASRGSRLEAGKVVVAGTNDHLCLQASLTLTYIPEPIDYPYRPSVDVFFKSVAQHWSRKGTAVLLTGMGRDGAEGLNVLRQKGWHTIAQDKATSVVYGMPKAAVEMGAAVEVLPLPEIAPAITRAIAIGR